One part of the Coffea eugenioides isolate CCC68of chromosome 10, Ceug_1.0, whole genome shotgun sequence genome encodes these proteins:
- the LOC113749758 gene encoding gamma-tubulin complex component 5 isoform X1, whose translation MEVPASLISKVHSSFSDGLHFAAPLPSLSTSEIELVKGALHICQGFSSDLFYWDHIGQSFRVKTGIYVSHLTRTSLYGILDQFTYAATCLKLVEILVNKIHKSARSPPPTLRAFACSVSAWLKKLRDVALREEENISTGDGKMIATLLGLSSSLSSLCSGAEYLLQIVHEAVPGAYFEPNSYIAAADVAVYILNQLYRKLDEVCLVQGGEEDAYRMLLYIFTGSLLPYVEGLDSWLFEGTLDDPFEEMFFYANKGIAIDETEFWEKSYLLRTAKIKNLEIGSSSDVLLKDKKDITGRESISTREKEGGEIEHHVCPLFIKDMGKAIVSAGKSLQLIRHAPLPSLSDVPGDNHEIRRCIAGLTLSEVFCVSLAALIGHSDHISEYVWHDNLIVSSFESPVGKEKEERNGEILPFISSDKVWYKILANVLGQKREIVSESTHIDTDVFSLQKEKLVPDGVDDVPCVGTYCPQNPAITVCQRFLYGNKDAQSALSLSRNLYLPPLDDKELRKAVFYKNSGSCSEEKSTDFTFGFWFDESEYVRRQEETKMLEMLFPFMTLLPSFQEDLHISEFLPFEKNSTLPSRILSWMQSAEPKVTPLPVVILQECLIAYIKKQADYIGRIILSKLLYDWRLLDELEVLRAIYLLGSGDLLQHFLVVIFNKLDKGESLDDDFELNTILQESIRNSADGSLLSTPDSLVVSITKNSDLSEDEQHGASIQISTPRKSRLQTMGIDVLQSLNFTYKVSWPLELLANVEALKKYNQVMIFLLKVKRAKFVLDKARRWMWKDRSTATTTRKRHWLLEQKLLHFVNAFHQYVMDRVYHSAWRELCEGVAAARSLDEVIEVHESYLLSIQRQCFVVPDKLWALIASRINNILGLALDFYSIQQTLSSGGAVSAIKTRCEMEVDRIERQFDECIAFLLRILSFKLNVGQFPHLADLVTRINYNYFYMSDSGSLMTTSGSDVITSR comes from the exons ATGGAAGTTCCAGCAAGTTTAATCAGTAAAGTTCACAGTTCTTTCTCTGATGGCTTACATTTTGCAGCCCCGTTGCCTTCTTTAAGTACTAGTGAAATTGAATTG GTGAAAGGAGCGTTGCATATATGCCAAGGTTTCTCAAGTGATTTGTTTTATTGGGACCATATTGGGCAGTCTTTTCGAGTTAAAACTGGGATTTATGTATCCCATCTCACGCGGACGAGTCTTTACGGCATTCTTGATCAGTTCACCTATGCCGCTACTTGTTTAAAACTGGTGGAAATCCTTGTGAATAAGATTCACAAATCAGCTCGATCACCTCCACCTACTTTGCGAGCATTTGCTTGCTCTGTTTCTGCCTGGCTTAAA AAATTGCGAGATGTTGCTTTGAGAGAGGAAGAAAACATAAGTACCGGTGATGGTAAAATGATTGCAACCCTCTTGGGACTGTCGAGCTCTTTATCAAG TCTGTGCTCAGGAGCTGAGTATCTGTTGCAAATTGTGCATGAAGCTGTTCCAGGAGCCTATTTTGAACCCAATTCTTATATAGCAGCAGCAGATGTTGCTGTTTACATTCTTAATCAGCTATACAGAAAACTTGATGAAGTTTGTCTTGTGCAAGGGGGTGAG GAGGATGCTTATCGGATGTTACTTTACATATTTACTGGGAGTCTACTGCCTTATGTTGAGGGTCTTGATTCTTGGCTTTTTGAAGGGACTCTCGATGACCCTTTTGAGGAG ATGTTCTTTTATGCTAACAAAGGAATTGCAATTGATGAGACTGAGTTTTGGGAGAAGAGCTATCTGCTAAGGACAGCAAAAATTAAAAACCTGGAGATCGGTTCCTCATCTGATGTTTTACtaaaagacaaaaaagataTTACTGGAAGAGAGTCGATTTCTACGAGAGAAAAAGAGGGGGGGGAGATAGAACATCATGTTTGTCCTTTGTTCATTAAGGACATGGGTAAGGCAATTGTTTCTGCTGGGAAGTCCTTGCAGCTTATACGACATGCACCTTTGCCATCACTTTCAGATGTACCTGGCGATAACCATGAGATTAGGCGGTGTATAGCTGGTTTGACTTTATCAGAGGTCTTTTGCGTGTCATTGGCGGCACTGATTGGTCATAGTGATCACATATCTGAATATGTTTGGCATGATAATTTGattgtttcttcatttgaatCTCCTGTGGGAAAGGAGAAAGAAGAGAGAAATGGCGAGATTTTACCATTTATATCATCAGATAAGGTCTGGTATAAAATCTTGGCCAATGTATTGGGGCAGAAAAGAGAGATTGTTTCAGAATCTACACATATAGATACTGATGTCTTTAGCTTACAGAAAGAAAAACTAGTTCCTGATGGAGTTGATGATGTTCCTTGTGTTGGAACATATTGTCCTCAAAATCCTGCTATAACTGTTTGTCAGAGATTTCTTTACGGGAATAAGGATGCTCAGAGTGCATTAAGTTTGTCTAGAAATTTGTATCTTCCTCCTTTAGATGATAAGGAATTAAGAAAGGCTGTATTTTACAAAAATAGTGGATCTTGTTCTGAGGAAAAAAGCACAGATTTTACTTTTGGCTTTTGGTTTGATGAATCTGAATATGTTCGTAGACAGGAAGAAACAAAAATGTTAGAGATGCTATTTCCATTTATGACTTTGCTTCCATCTTTTCAG GAGGACCTTCACATTTCAGAGTTTTTGCCATTTGAGAAAAATAGTACCCTTCCATCAAGAATTCTAAGTTGGATGCAGAGTGCTGAACCAAAGGTTACCCCACTTCCTGTTGTTATTCTACAGGAATGCCTTATTGCCTACATCAAGAAACAG GCAGATTATATTGGTAGGATTATATTATCAAAGCTACTATATGACTGGAGATTGCTGGATGAGCTAGAAGTATTACGCGCCATATATTTGTTAGGTTCAG GGGATCTTCTGCAACATTTTTTGGTAGTGATTTTTAACAAGTTAGATAAAGGAGAATCGTTAGATGATGATTTTGAGTTGAACACCATATTGCAG GAATCTATTAGAAACTCTGCTGATGGCTCACTTCTGAGCACACCTGATTCATTGGTTGTGTCCATCACAAAAAACTCTGATTTAAGTGAGGATGAACAACATGGTGCATCTATCCAAATCTCAACTCCTCGCAAAAGTCGACTACAGACCATGGGAATTGATGTCCTTCAGTCACTAAATTTTACATACAAG GTCTCCTGGCCACTTGAACTTCTAGCTAATGTAGAGGCACTAAAGAAGTATAACCAG GTTATGATTTTCCTGTTAAAGGTCAAGCGTGCAAAATTTGTTCTTGATAAGGCTCGGAGGTGGATGTGGAAG GATAGAAGCACTGCTACAACTACTCGCAAACGCCATTGGTTATTGGAGCAAAAATTACTGCATTTTGTCAATGCCTTTCACCAGTATGTGATGGACAGG GTATATCACAGTGCATGGCGTGAACTCTGTGAAGGTGTTGCAGCAGCTAGGTCTTTGGATGAAGTCATTGAAGTGCATGAATCCTATCTTTTGTCAATTCAGAGACAGTGCTTTGTTGTTCCTGACAAGCTG TGGGCATTGATAGCCAGCCGAATCAACAATATCCTTGGACTTGCTTTGGACTTCTACTCCATACAGCAGACTCTAAGCAGTGGTGGAGCAGTGTCTGCCATAAAGACAAGATGCGAAATGGAAGTAGATCGGATAGAGAGACAGTTCGATGAATGCATAGCTTTCCTTCTCAGG ATTCTATCTTTCAAGCTGAACGTGGGGCAGTTTCCTCATTTGGCAGATTTGGTTACGAGAATTAATTACAATTATTTCTACATGTCTGATAGTGGAAGCCTGATGACAACTTCGGGCTCGGATGTTATTACTTCAAGATAG
- the LOC113749758 gene encoding gamma-tubulin complex component 5 isoform X2, with the protein MEVPASLISKVHSSFSDGLHFAAPLPSLSTSEIELVKGALHICQGFSSDLFYWDHIGQSFRVKTGIYVSHLTRTSLYGILDQFTYAATCLKLVEILVNKIHKSARSPPPTLRAFACSVSAWLKKLRDVALREEENISTGDGKMIATLLGLSSSLSSLCSGAEYLLQIVHEAVPGAYFEPNSYIAAADVAVYILNQLYRKLDEVCLVQGGEEDAYRMLLYIFTGSLLPYVEGLDSWLFEGTLDDPFEEEDLHISEFLPFEKNSTLPSRILSWMQSAEPKVTPLPVVILQECLIAYIKKQADYIGRIILSKLLYDWRLLDELEVLRAIYLLGSGDLLQHFLVVIFNKLDKGESLDDDFELNTILQESIRNSADGSLLSTPDSLVVSITKNSDLSEDEQHGASIQISTPRKSRLQTMGIDVLQSLNFTYKVSWPLELLANVEALKKYNQVMIFLLKVKRAKFVLDKARRWMWKDRSTATTTRKRHWLLEQKLLHFVNAFHQYVMDRVYHSAWRELCEGVAAARSLDEVIEVHESYLLSIQRQCFVVPDKLWALIASRINNILGLALDFYSIQQTLSSGGAVSAIKTRCEMEVDRIERQFDECIAFLLRILSFKLNVGQFPHLADLVTRINYNYFYMSDSGSLMTTSGSDVITSR; encoded by the exons ATGGAAGTTCCAGCAAGTTTAATCAGTAAAGTTCACAGTTCTTTCTCTGATGGCTTACATTTTGCAGCCCCGTTGCCTTCTTTAAGTACTAGTGAAATTGAATTG GTGAAAGGAGCGTTGCATATATGCCAAGGTTTCTCAAGTGATTTGTTTTATTGGGACCATATTGGGCAGTCTTTTCGAGTTAAAACTGGGATTTATGTATCCCATCTCACGCGGACGAGTCTTTACGGCATTCTTGATCAGTTCACCTATGCCGCTACTTGTTTAAAACTGGTGGAAATCCTTGTGAATAAGATTCACAAATCAGCTCGATCACCTCCACCTACTTTGCGAGCATTTGCTTGCTCTGTTTCTGCCTGGCTTAAA AAATTGCGAGATGTTGCTTTGAGAGAGGAAGAAAACATAAGTACCGGTGATGGTAAAATGATTGCAACCCTCTTGGGACTGTCGAGCTCTTTATCAAG TCTGTGCTCAGGAGCTGAGTATCTGTTGCAAATTGTGCATGAAGCTGTTCCAGGAGCCTATTTTGAACCCAATTCTTATATAGCAGCAGCAGATGTTGCTGTTTACATTCTTAATCAGCTATACAGAAAACTTGATGAAGTTTGTCTTGTGCAAGGGGGTGAG GAGGATGCTTATCGGATGTTACTTTACATATTTACTGGGAGTCTACTGCCTTATGTTGAGGGTCTTGATTCTTGGCTTTTTGAAGGGACTCTCGATGACCCTTTTGAGGAG GAGGACCTTCACATTTCAGAGTTTTTGCCATTTGAGAAAAATAGTACCCTTCCATCAAGAATTCTAAGTTGGATGCAGAGTGCTGAACCAAAGGTTACCCCACTTCCTGTTGTTATTCTACAGGAATGCCTTATTGCCTACATCAAGAAACAG GCAGATTATATTGGTAGGATTATATTATCAAAGCTACTATATGACTGGAGATTGCTGGATGAGCTAGAAGTATTACGCGCCATATATTTGTTAGGTTCAG GGGATCTTCTGCAACATTTTTTGGTAGTGATTTTTAACAAGTTAGATAAAGGAGAATCGTTAGATGATGATTTTGAGTTGAACACCATATTGCAG GAATCTATTAGAAACTCTGCTGATGGCTCACTTCTGAGCACACCTGATTCATTGGTTGTGTCCATCACAAAAAACTCTGATTTAAGTGAGGATGAACAACATGGTGCATCTATCCAAATCTCAACTCCTCGCAAAAGTCGACTACAGACCATGGGAATTGATGTCCTTCAGTCACTAAATTTTACATACAAG GTCTCCTGGCCACTTGAACTTCTAGCTAATGTAGAGGCACTAAAGAAGTATAACCAG GTTATGATTTTCCTGTTAAAGGTCAAGCGTGCAAAATTTGTTCTTGATAAGGCTCGGAGGTGGATGTGGAAG GATAGAAGCACTGCTACAACTACTCGCAAACGCCATTGGTTATTGGAGCAAAAATTACTGCATTTTGTCAATGCCTTTCACCAGTATGTGATGGACAGG GTATATCACAGTGCATGGCGTGAACTCTGTGAAGGTGTTGCAGCAGCTAGGTCTTTGGATGAAGTCATTGAAGTGCATGAATCCTATCTTTTGTCAATTCAGAGACAGTGCTTTGTTGTTCCTGACAAGCTG TGGGCATTGATAGCCAGCCGAATCAACAATATCCTTGGACTTGCTTTGGACTTCTACTCCATACAGCAGACTCTAAGCAGTGGTGGAGCAGTGTCTGCCATAAAGACAAGATGCGAAATGGAAGTAGATCGGATAGAGAGACAGTTCGATGAATGCATAGCTTTCCTTCTCAGG ATTCTATCTTTCAAGCTGAACGTGGGGCAGTTTCCTCATTTGGCAGATTTGGTTACGAGAATTAATTACAATTATTTCTACATGTCTGATAGTGGAAGCCTGATGACAACTTCGGGCTCGGATGTTATTACTTCAAGATAG
- the LOC113749230 gene encoding serpin-Z10-like — MDFCTQMSGLHLLNKIKQEIEKGFDKGFKENLVVSPLSFSAILNMIAAGSTGLTFSQMTKFLGCKSYDDINSKFLELMSIASPTDDAKHSNGGPVICLVNGLWVDKQYPLKASYQELVESVYKVQAKTVDLRNEVDRVVEEANEWAKSATKGLVTDVLQPCNVTPDTKLILGNALYFKGCWEEKFNAKSTKNLDFYLLNGDKISAPFMTGCNTYTQGSYDGFEVVKIPYQRGKQDRKAFSFFIFLPNEIDGLQKLLETATSDPGFFSQHFQLIHRTYDIFRIPKFKFAYRTAEGPQTMKDMGLCLPFMEDCRELTGLVDTKNEPFFVSEIVQKAFIEVDEVGTEAAAVSIFDMACGCSRYYEPTRFVADHPFMFMIREEESRSVLFTGAVLNPLLK; from the exons ATGGATTTCTGTACACAGATGAGTGGACTTCACCTTCTCAACAAGATCAAGCAGGAGATCGAGAAGGGCTTTGATAAGGGTTTCAAGGAGAATCTGGTGGTATCTCCCCTGTCGTTCAGTGCCATTCTAAACATGATTGCTGCAGGATCAACTGGCCTAACCTTTAGCCAGATGACCAAGTTTCTAGGTTGCAAAAGTTACGACGAtatcaattcaaaatttttggaattGATGAGTATTGCATCACCAACAGATGACGCGAAACACAGCAACGGAGGTCCCGTTATATGTCTCGTGAATGGACTTTGGGTGGATAAACAGTATCCTCTCAAGGCTTCCTACCAGGAACTTGTTGAAAGCGTCTATAAAGTTCAAGCCAAAACAGTGGATTTAAGGAATGAG gTCGACAGAGTTGTTGAAGAAGCTAATGAATGGGCTAAGTCAGCAACAAAAGGGCTCGTGACAGACGTTCTCCAGCCTTGCAATGTCACTCCAGATACCAAACTCATTCTGGGAAATGCGCTGTACTTCAAAGGTTGTTGGGAGgagaaatttaatgcaaagtcTACCAAGAACTTAGACTTTTACCTTTTAAATGGAGATAAAATTTCAGCACCCTTCATGACTGGTTGCAATACATATACTCAGGGATCATACGATGGCTTTGAGGTTGTTAAAATCCCATATCAAAGAGGAAAGCAGGATAGAAAAGCATTctccttcttcatttttcttcccaACGAGATAGACGGTTTGCAAAAACTACTGGAAACGGCTACTTCTGATCCTGGATTTTTTAGCCAACATTTTCAGCTCATCCACAGGACATATGACATCTTCAGGATTCCAAAGTTCAAATTTGCATACCGCACTGCTGAAGGGCCACAAACCATGAAAGATATGGGACTTTGTTTACCATTCATGGAGGATTGCAGAGAGCTTACCGGGTTGGTAGACACCAAGAATGAACCGTTCTTCGTCTCTGAAATAGTTCAGAAAGCTTTTATAGAGGTAGATGAGGTTGGCACAGAGGCTGCAGCCGTCAGCATTTTTGATATGGCATGCGGTTGTTCAAGATATTATGAACCCACAAGATTTGTGGCTGACCATCCTTTCATGTTCATGATAAGGGAAGAGGAGTCTAGGTCAGTGCTGTTCACTGGAGCTGTACTGAATCCTTTACTGAAGTGA
- the LOC113748817 gene encoding CST complex subunit CTC1-like: MHFNKPTSQNPTIKLLKPLNHPAILIGAVSLPLHSNKNNDDVSTIECSCLQFTDGSVTICCDVLDFQPQMIGPKIRICAWNFIPLKVGCRLSGFLEIIRWEFVEYSSNLTEFSLGLGTFDCKDDSKVKYSLFGVLESTSPVSVVPCSTGGSSSRCDSRNICGFLVKVLVCECKFCRSRKTLLALRDLSDESCKNHCFLKCLIVYFCGSASSWHPVMVRLIGNLISLSGLKKKLVYIGKDDSELMYVTTDKALLRLPVMAKKYILKEKAQVRGFGEVGSYAGTVTGVYMQGMVVELDQGVLLLLTDHQLMVPHSLRVGAIVSVKNVHFVSTKYSWTKILLLGTCFITCICVESFSPMETGCHRSSHSQNSLRKFVDSMVFPARLWVLLTVTCFRKKFAGILSEKEILGSKHEVGLAQTYTNSHLPASAYQMRHGVFLEYCRHGSCAYHKEEDYSHLKLVVPISCLWRDFENRWIKMLLDSEDEFDIIDSRREKYYLSCCGKSYANLTRKTFRSQDTGVILLGNLKVSPSSGGLQLVDATGSIDVVIPDIPSNWDLKRVYEVQDFTIVMQGIPDYLDCSKLLASEPLTCRNIFENAPLVRETKISLFLYYHFGGKTSSHSSFSSKKSKESLQEFEGGNFHLLLLKHKFPLLHKRLGDQFISNKSSAFAEVAILPWDLVLPEKNDVAHLGVVPLDELKNVKKYETYGHLKRCKTDAVSIQAQESGLSEAANLTCGCLNDSYCTDFGTERKHCDASCPLKFPCLISSRSIKCPYQGLVHCTDKKEVTSSGCNPDGRRVFLEFDSESLNMYQRLRIGAFYLVKHHQNDVLCRAKVDDKALGGVILVSSETCLWRLSFSSDVVAKNSDPSPIVQQSDSCVSNDEITPDTTQKFQIAPLKFDGVSPESYSDINLCMPADVISYFKIDANNSKTSLMKSPASLKEEIDIYNVHRTAITASVLSPETAHSNLLLPEGNLLTFRGQIVAIHDSSCTSFVEHLWNESPVNVHQPILSHGTSIICIHALVDHHMAMIFGALDKHAYPTGLGTGVHATFHRILVLGRQNHYMLIPASFIEIDSVNVVDNGCNNENDPVANSIFACYATSPSVFPAALISEVTHGMGIKLMQLHCRVVGVHVLVLQENKKARYSSTRVQSGSLMVEIPLAGFILDDGSSCCCCWANYDRAANMLGLPTQFISTEACARTSQRLKIPVRRRTNNSSFDHLNRIIRQHKRVVVRNCGSMFDSSCLDLTFSVDGDEVIGSSDENLLRCLVMSACFSRLWTVVGSLMDSTAINRLEKQLSGLEMTLFPLPNIWASGGVYRSDPLAQSRMILQALVKN, encoded by the exons ATGCACTTTAATAAACCCACCTCGCAAAACCCTACAATTAAACTCCTTAAACCCTTGAATCACCCAGCAATTCTCATCGGAGCTGTATCCCTGCCGTTACACTCCAACAAGAATAATGATGATGTTTCCACAATTGAATGTAGCTGCTTACAGTTCACCGATGGCTCTGTCACAATTTGTTGCGACGTCCTTGATTTTCAGCCGCAAATGATAGGTCCAAAGATCCGCATTTGCGCCTGGaattttattcctttgaaaGTTGGGTGTAGGTTAAGTGGGTTTTTGGAGATTATTAGATGGGAGTTCGTAGAATATTcttcaaatttgactgaatttTCATTAGGTTTGGGTACATTTGATTGTAAGGATGATTCAAAGGTTAAATATTCGCTATTTGGTGTACTGGAATCCACAAGTCCTGTATCCGTAGTTCCATGTTCGACAGGTGGTAGTAGTTCTAGATGTGATTCGAGAAATATTTGCGGGTTTCTTGTAAAAGTCTTGGTTTGTGAGTGCAAATTTTGTAGGTCTAGGAAAACCTTATTGGCATTGAGAGATTTAAGTGATGAGAGCTGTAAAAATCATTGCTTTTTGAAATGTTTGATAGTCTATTTCTGTGGGTCTGCTTCATCTTGGCACCCGGTGATGGTGAGATTAATAGGGAATCTTATTTCACTCTCTGGATTGAAGAAGAAGTTGGTTTATATTGGAAAGGATGATTCCGAACTGATGTATGTAACCACCGATAAAGCTTTGTTGCGGCTTCCTGTGATGGCaaagaaatatattttaaaagaaaaggcTCAGGTGAGAGGGTTTGGTGAGGTTGGCAGCTATGCTGGAACTGTTACCGGGGTTTACATGCAGGGCATGGTTGTGGAGTTGGACCAAGGAGTGCTTCTTTTGTTAACAGACCACCAGCTGATGGTTCCACATAGTTTGAGAGTTGGTGCCATT GTATCTGTGAAAAATGTTCATTTTGTGAGCACAAAGTATTCCTGGACAAAGATACTTCTGCTTGGTACCTGCTTCATCACATGCATTTGTGTTGAATCATTTTCTCCAATGGAAACAGG TTGCCACAGAAGCTCGCATTCTCAAAACTCTCTCCGGAAATTTGTCGACTCAATGGTGTTTCCAGCAAGACTATG GGTACTACTGACTGTCACGTGTTTCCGGAAAAAGTTTGCCGGGATTTTGTCCGAGAAGGAAATATTAGGATCGAAACAT GAGGTAGGACTAGCTCAAACATATACCAATTCGCATCTACCTGCATCTGCCTACCAAATGCGG CACGGAGTGTTCTTGGAGTACTGCAGGCATGGTTCGTGTGCTTACCATAAGGAAGAGGATTATAGTCATCTCAAATTA GTGGTACCCATTTCTTGTTTATGGAGAGATTTTGAGAACAGATGGATCAAAATGTTGTTGGACTCAGAAGATGAATTTGATATTATCGATAGCAGGAGGGAGAAATACTATCTATCCTGCTGTGGAAAATCTTATGCAAACTTAACAAGGAAAACTTTTCGAAGTCAAGATACTGGTGTAATTTTACTTGGAAATCTAAAG GTTTCACCATCATCTGGGGGGTTGCAGCTTGTTGATGCTACTGGAAGCATTGATGTTGTTATACCTGACATTCCATCAAACTGGGATTTGAAAAGAGTTTATGAG GTGCAAGACTTCACGATAGTAATGCAAGGGATACCTGATTATCTGGATTGTTCAAAATTACTTGCAAGTGAACCATTGACATGTAGGAATATCTTTGAGAATGCTCCACtagtgagagagacaaaaataTCACTTTTCCTTTACTAtcattttggaggaaaaacaTCAAGTCATTCATCTTTTTCTAGCAAGAAGTCTAAAGAAAGCCTTCAGGAGTTTGAGGGTGGAAATTTTCACCTACTTCTGTTAAAGCACAAATTTCCATTGCTTCATAAG CGTCTAGGAGATCAATTCATTTCAAACAAATCAAGTGCTTTTGCTGAGGTTGCAATTTTGCCCTGGGATTTGGTTTTGCCTGAGAAGAATGATGTTGCACATTTGGGTGTGGTTCCCTTGGATGaattaaaaaatgtaaagaAGTATGAGACATATGGACATCTTAAGAGATGTAAAACTGATGCAGTCTCAATTCAGGCCCAGGAATCTGGATTATCAGAGGCTGCAAACTTGACCTGCGGCTGCTTGAATGATTCATATTGCACTGACTTCGGTACCGAGAGAAAACACTGTGATGCCAGTTGTCCACTTAAATTTCCTTGTCTGATCTCTAGTAGAAGTATTAAGTGTCCTTACCAAGGTCTTGTGCATTGCACAGACAAAAAGGAAGTGACAAGTTCCGGGTGCAATCCAGATGGAAGAAGGGTTTTCCTGGAGTTTGATTCTGAAAGTTTGAACATGTATCAG AGACTGAGAATTGGTGCTTTCTACTTGGTAAAGCACCATCAAAATGATGTGCTCTGTCGTGCAAAGGTTGATGATAAAGCACTTGGTGGTGTAATACTTGTTAGTTCTGAAACATGTCTCTGGCGCCTATCATTCTCTTCTGATGTGGTTGCCAAGAATTCAGATCCGTCACCTATAGTTCAACAGAGTGATTCATGTGTCAGCAATGATGAAATTACGCCTGATACTactcaaaaatttcaaattgcACCCCTTAAGTTTGATGGTGTTAGTCCTGAATCCTATTCAGACATCAATTTATGCATGCCTGCAGATGTCATTAGTTACTTTAAGATTGATGCCAACAATTCTAAAACTAGTCTGATGAAGTCGCCAGCTTCACTTAAAGAAGAAATTGACATTTATAATGTACACAGGACAGCAATTACTGCCTCTGTGCTTTCTCCTGAAACTGCTCATTCTAATCTTCTTTTGCCTGAAGGAAATCTTCTCACTTTTCGTGGACAAATAGTGGCCATTCATGATTCTAGTTGTACTTCTTTTGTGGAACATTTGTGGAATGAAAGTCCTGTCAATGTTCATCAGCCAATACTTTCTCATGGAACCAGTATAATTTGTATTCATGCTCTTGTGGACCATCACATG GCCATGATTTTTGGTGCTCTAGATAAGCACGCTTACCCAACAGGGTTGGGAACAGGAGTCCATGCTACTTTTCACCGAATTCTTGTGCTTGG CCGACAGAATCATTATATGTTGATTCCTGCATCTTTCATTGAGATTGATTCCGTAAATGTTGTTGACAATGGGTGCAACAATGAGAATGATCCTGTAGCCAACTCTATATTTGCATGCTATGCAACTTCTCCGAGTGTCTTTCCTGCAGCTTTGATCTCTGAAGTAACACATGGCATGGGTATCAAACTGATGCAACTCCATTGCAGG GTTGTTGGCGTTCATGTCCTCGTTCTGCAGGAGAATAAGAAAGCTAGATATTCAAGCACAAGAGTCCAATCTGGTTCATTGATGGTTGAGATCCCACTTGCTGGTTTTATTCTGG ATGATGGATCATCCTGCTGTTGTTGCTGGGCTAACTATGATAGAGCTGCAAATATGCTTGGACTGCCTACTCAATTTATTTCAACTGAAGCTTGTGCACGAACTTCACAGAGATTGAAGATTCCTGTAAGAAGGAGAACCAATAACTCCAGTTTTGACCATTTGAACAGAATTATCAGGCAGCACAAAAGAGTTGTGGTAAGAAATTGTGGATCTATGTTTGATTCTTCATGTCTGGATCTTACATTTTCTGTGGACGGTGATGAAGTTATCGGCAGCTCTGATGAAAACCTCCTCCGATGCTTGGTTATGAGTGCCTGCTTCAGTAGGTTATGG ACTGTTGTTGGTAGTCTCATGGATTCAACTGCTATAAACCGGCTAGAAAAGCAATTAAGTGGATTGGAGATGACACTGTTTCCACTGCCAAATATATGGGCCAGCGGTGGTGTTTATCGCAGTGATCCTCTTGCTCAATCAAGGATGATCCTACAAGCACTCGTCAAAAATTAG
- the LOC113749433 gene encoding uncharacterized protein LOC113749433: MGSNPKHHIFCWNWPGDITSHQSPKSSTGCQFDTPWLFKSFHNLGFMAFDFVNNISQSPNQLLKIPVQLQAGIKEKGIRKKKILTWQEQGEAEQRALAAALAAGKEATVIEFYSPKCRLCSSLLNFVREVENRNSDWLNIVMADAENDKWLPELLYYDIKYVPCFVLLDKDGRALAKTGVPSSRLHVVAGVSHLLKMKRPRK; the protein is encoded by the exons ATGGGTTCTAATCCCAAGCACCATATATTTTGCTGGAACTGGCCAGGGGATATAACCTCTCATCAGAGCCCGAAAAGTTCCACTGGCTGCCAGTTCGATACCCCTTGGCTATTTAAATCTTTTCATAACCTTGGCTTCATGGCATTTGATTTCGTCAACAACATATCACAATCTCCAAATCAGTTGCTTAAGATCCCAGTCCAGTTACAGGCTGGAATCAAAGAAAAGGGTATTAGAAAGAAGAAGATTTTGACGTGGCAAGAGCAAGGGGAGGCTGAGCAGAGAGCGCTAGCAGCTGCCCTGGCTGCTGGAAAGGAGGCAACTGTCATCGAATTCTACTCGCCCAAATGCAGGCTTTGCAgttctttacttaattttgtcCGGGAAGTCGAGAATAGGAACTCTGATTGGCTTAACATTGTGATGGCTGATGCAGAGAATGATAAATGGTTACCTGAG CTCCTCTATTATGACATAAAGTATGTGCCTTGCTTTGTCCTACTGGATAAAGATGGGAGGGCACTTGCAAAAACAGGTGTCCCAAGCAGTCGGCTGCATGTGGTGGCAGGAGTTTCTCATCTTCTCAAAATGAAACGTCCAAGAAAGTAA